A segment of the Lampris incognitus isolate fLamInc1 chromosome 19, fLamInc1.hap2, whole genome shotgun sequence genome:
tctctctctctcttcttcttctaaaGCTGGATCCAAGGAAAACTGCATCTGCCATGCCTTTCCGTTTCCAGAAGTTCCCATTATACAGAAACTGCTTCTTCCACCGAGCAACGAGCCGGAGGGTAGCTGGTTCAGTGGACCCAAGCGCTGCAGGGGCAGAAGGGGCAGCAACAGCTGAAGGGGCAGCAACAGCTGAAGGGGCAGGAGCAGCTGAAGGGGCAGGAGCAGCTGGGCTTCAGGTGCCCCCTCGCTGCAGCTGCTCACCTGTCACCTGTTTAAAGTGGGCAACCAGCAAGAGGAGCCCGGGGTCCTCGCGTCTCAAGATGTCATCTTACATAAGAGAAGAGCTTGCTGTTGTATAACTGCATCTCCAAAACATTATATCCAAGGTGCCATCCCAGTTCTCTCAGCCTCCTCCTCGCTTTTCCAGCTGTGAGAAAAAGACAAGTGAACAAGGTGTAGAGCCCCCGAGGACAAGTGGTCCCCTGGACAAGAGAAGAAGAGCAGCTTCAGGCTGCTCATCATCTAGTCCCTGAAGCACTGACGCAGCTGCAGGGAGCTATGGTCAACCACCACACTAtgcatatatacatgtgtatatacatctgtatagatatatatacacaaacacacacacacacacacaaacacacacacagagtgttatGGCTCGGTGTGATTGTTGCTGTACTTTGTATTTGCTGTAATGAGGAAACCAGCAGCGTGTCGTCATCAGACCATCGTGCAGCGCTGTTAGATTCCCTGCAAACCCTTTGACGCCTTTCACCGGCTGGTGTTCGTCACTCGGCTGTGCTTTTTAACTCTTGCACTGCCATAAAGAAAACTGCAGCTGTTATTTGATGGCAACATATTTTAATCACATGATACACACAAAGGCACGCGGGTGAGTCTTCCTGCATAATTAGTACTCGTCATTAAAATTTCAAAAAAAGTATTCATTAGCTCTGACGTTAAGGCCCATTTGTAATAACAGCGTTTCACATTGTagccagtaggtggcgataaCGCTCTGTGACTTGTACAAGCTGTGCTACTCATAGCCAGCCAGTGGTTGCGACGGTCTCCTTTCAGGATTAAACAGGAAAAAGATTAGGAGCCCTGAGAGCTCCCATGTGGGGGAACGCAAATAACgatggagaaagaaagaaagaaagaaagaaagaaagaaagaaagaaagcaagaaagaaagcaagcaagaaagaaagcaagaaagaaagaaagcaagaaagaaagaaagaaagaaagaaagaaagcaagcaagcaagaaagaaagaaagcaagaaagaaagaaagcaagaaagaaagcaagaaagaaagaaagaaagcaagaaagaaagcaagaaagaaagaaagcaagaaagaaagcaagaaagaaagaaagcaagaaagaaagcaagaaagaaagaaagcaagaaagaaaaagaaagcaagaaagaaagcaagcaagaaagaaagcaagaaagaaagcaagaaagaaagcaagcaagcaagaaagaaagcaagcaagaaagaaagaaagcaagaaagcaagaaagcaagaaagaaagcaagaaagaaagaaagcaagcaagaaagaaagaaagaaagaaagcaagaaagaaagcaagaaagaaagaaagcaagaaagaaagcaagaaagaaagaaagcaagaaagaaagcaagaaagaaagaaagcaagaaagcaagaaagaaagaaagcaagaaagaaagcaagaaagaaagaaagcaagaaagaaagaaagcaagaaagaaagcaagaaagaaagaaagcaagaaagaaagcaagaaagaaagaaagcaagaaagcaagaaagaaagaaagaaagaaagaaagaaagcaagaaagcaagaGAAATTCACTGAGCTCGCCCTGTTGAAGAGTGCTTGGTGTTTTCCAGGGTGATGCTGGCGGGGCTGGCAGGCTGCTGGGTCCCCTGCCTGTCTGGGCAGGCGCTGTGCTTTGCTGGCTGGTGGATGAAGGTGGGCTTGTGAGGCAGTACGTCATCACAGCATGTGGAGGCCTCTTCCACAATATCACGGCAGCCTACAATCTTAGCGACGCCCACCTTGGGCTGGAACACCTTGCTCCGGTACCCCTCCGGGTGGTATGAAAGAAAGTCATCACTGCCGTTTTCATTCTGGTCttcgccatcatcatcatcgctggTGCTGATGATCACGAGTTCAGCGTGaatgtcttcctcctcctcatcatcatcatcttcagcgTTCTGGTAACCCATGAAAATCATGGTGATGGGGTCTGATTCTAGATCTTCTGGAGGACTGTGGCCCAGGTTGAGAGATGCCTCACTCTCCGGGTAGAAGGGGGACTGCCTGCTGCAATCGGATGTTTTATCAATTAGTAGACCAGCTCCAGGCTCAAGATCTGCTGGTGAAGGACTACTACAATTTAGCCTTTTGTAAACTGGTTGCACTGGGATCGGCATTCCCTCAGACCGGGCTGTGACCGAGACCAGGGCTGCTGATCCAGGGATgcttgtgtctgtatgtctgttggTGAGGCTTTGTGGCGGTCTTGCCTGGCTTGGAATGTGGGACAGGGACTGCTGGGTTTCATCTCCCTGTCTTTGAGCTCCGTCTCTTGGCACAGTGTCTTGCTGGGTGGAGCAAAAGCTAAGCATTTTGCCCAGACTTTTAGGCTGTTCGAGCTTTTGGCTGAGCTGGCTTTGCTCTTCAGAGTTTTGAGCTCTATTTCTGGCTGAGGTCTCTGTCTGGATGGTCCTGGGGCTAGGGGTGTGGGCTTGTCTTGGTGACCTGCTGGCGGCCCTCGGTGTTGAGGGCCGGCTGCTCTCTGGGTATGCTACCGAATACACAGGCTGGTGGTACTGAACCTCACTGGGCACCTTTTTATCCGTGGCCTGACGTAGCAGCTCTTCCACCTCCAGGGGAGTCATCTCCCTGACCTCTCTGCTGGCCAGTTTGCCACCATCTGATTGTAGTGCAAAGATTGACTTCCGTCCGTCATCATAAACCTTCACCCCCCTCTCTCGGGCCATGTCTGGAGTGACGGTTGCTGTTGAAAGCACCTGACTCTCGCCCGTCCGTATGTCACGCTCCACGCTAATCTCCATGGCAAACGTTGCTGAGAACGAAGAAGAGAGGACGAGAGTTAATGAGGTTCCTCCGGATCAGGTTTTGACATGTCCAAATGTACAATAAATACTGGAACAGATACTGAACCAGAGATCACGGATTCCAAGGGACACCAATCCAGTAGCTCCAGACACAATGGGATTTTTAACTGAAGATTCCCACAAGAAAACCCGTGTTTGGAAACTACATGAAACCACACAATTCCTACATATCACAGCATGTGTGTTCAATACTACAGAAAAGTAGGACTATTGCTCAGTATGGTTTAACGGTACTCTTGACTCACGATATGACAACGGGCAGGTTAGGCCCAGGTATGCCTCAGTACTTGTGTGGTGATGGGTTTTGTCGTGTGCATGAGTTGAGGGACGTTTTGGAAGCAACGTGCTGAGCTTATAAATCCTCTTCCCTCATCTAATTGAAAAGCAATTACACCAAAGCTTGCAGCAGTGGAATGTCAAACTACAGCCTCCAGATTAACACAAAGGGAGGGACAGACATCTCGGTTAGGTGTGAAGCAGTGAGGTAGTGATGCCTGCACAATACCAAACAGACATCACGTCGTTAGAGATGACGAGGCAGAAAGCCCACACAGTGACTGAATATCACTCAAACACCTTTAAGTAGGTGTCAAAGGCAGAATGAGTAGTTCTGCTGACATGAGCACTGCGATGTTCAgcattaggggaatacacctttaaggacaccgggagttatgggatagtaagcagagcagccacgggagagTCAGTCGGatgatgtgcacgttatgcatggggCGAAATAAACATGGCGAAGCTCcccggctaattcagaaacggtgttatcgtcTGTGAGAGTGAGAAGCAGGTCATTACAAGCACCTCTAACCTTATTCCTGACCAGCATCTCCGTCTCCACGCGTCATGTTACACCGCACGACCAGCAAAATCAACCTGGAAACATCAATCTGCTGGTGAAACAATGGAAACTGTTGGGGATAAATACCCTTTTTGTGTTCTCCACCACCAGGCTCTTGTGTAGGAGGGGCTTTTTGTGGTGTTGGCAGCACGTTAAGTGCGATGTCAGGCAACGGTGAGCGACCATGACGATTGACATCTGGGAGGCAAAATATGACCAGTGAGATGAAGAAACCACGTTTGGATGTAAACCAGATCAAAACAGCAAGTGAACGCTTTGGCACGATGACCAGGTTCTTCTGGCTTGTGCAATACAGTCTGATATTCAAGGCAAAGAGGTGGTTTTAGATTTGAACAATAACACCTCTTCCATCAAAGATGCACAACAATCTTCAACTCAGAACAAGCAAGGAAGCAACAGAGGTTTTTACCTGCCTGGGATTCAGCGCTTAGCTCCTGGGCGTGAAGGCACCGTAGATGATGATCAGAGCCATCGCAGGGAGGTGGAGGTCAAAGTCAAATAACATGGTAGAGCATTTTAAAGGCACGTAACAGCGACGTTTAATGCCAGCAGTCAAACCAGACAGCAAACCATGCGTGTCAGTCTTCGCACAGCACACCACACGCCCACCATCTGACTGCTCCATCTTCCCTGACACCACGCCCGCCCACCGTGAAGGCAGCACAGCCACGCGAGGTCTGCAGCCAACACACCTCGTTAGAGACAAGCTCGTCTCTCCCTCAACAGCGCTAGTCTCAGCGAGCATGTGGTAAGAGGAGCAAGGCATGTTCGaagcaaacaaacacaaattAGTTGTTAGTTACCTTGTTATTATCTACACCTTTGTCACAGAGGCGGTGTTAGGTGGGGTGGTACCACAATCTGCACAATATTCATGCACTTTTTGGGGTTATTTGGAATTCTCAGGAACAAGAATGATATTGTGGTATTACTGACGCCCAGTCAGATCCCGGTCAGTGTGCAGCCCACACAGCAGGGAGGAGGGCAGGAGTCCAGAGCCCGTGAAGCAGGCGGGGGCCAGCGGGTCGGCTGGGTGCGTGGAGCCTACCTTGATGATGTCCTCTGCGGTCCGCTCTACCTCCTTCAGTCGTTTCAGGATGACCTCCTCGTTGGTGGAGATGTTAAGCTCCTGCGCTTCCAGGGCTTCAATCTCCTTCTCCATTCTTTGttgaaagaaaggaagagagaagcAATACtttaaaacaagcaaacacaGGAACAAGGGACTATCGGCTGCACCGCAAGCCTCCTGACTCAGACATGGCAGGTCCAGAAGTCAGGGtcaaaaaatagataaataaaacaaATCTGCAAACTTCCTGTTTTTCGTTTTTGCATAAATGTAATCGGGTTGTAAATCAAAACCTTCTACTTTACACCGGAGCAGAATTCTGCACATCTGCACAAAGCACCGGAGGAGTTTTATCGCTCGTTGGGCTCTGGGAACCAGTTCAAATCCCACCGCAGAcataagaataaaataaaacaggcCATCACAACACACAGCTATGCTTTTTTAATCTGAATAACATGGGTACGGGAGAAActgccgcttccggtgtgggacgaCGGCGGCGCAAAATCTGTTTTtttataaaaaggaaaaaaaataaaagagatgagaggttgaaataacatcaaaTACATAAACATTGACAGGGCTTTGTCTGTTTTGTAAATCATATTCTTCTATTAGactaaaaagttttttttatttttcttgacTTTAAGGGCGTGGCGGCGCAAAtttgcgtttgcagcggcctcccccagcaccgtccatgcagcgtctttgtccacgtctgcgtcttaagtgTGTCTTCGTTGgaaggctgggagagccggcgctggatcggctggggggctTGGCCcgctgcactgtgggcccagggaccaggaccccgcctggagccgcgcccgaggaggaagcgccgagggcggcctgacaggacgcggaagcggggcaggctaagctagctgctagcccgcgcagaccggcggttcccacagtcgtgctggctggcgttcgttgtcctggacagtgattttttaattTAGACATGTGTTGCTTTAGATATGAGCGTCCTTGTAGTTgttggatgtgtgtctgtgttgcactgctgtgggagacgaggtttgtttcatttcatgtgcacaagcgcTTGAAAtggaacgacaaataaagtgtttctgatttctggaCCCTCCCCCACCACCCACAAACGGTGGTGACCTCTGTGTTTCGTCCAGTCTCGTGGCTCACAGACGGCTGCCCGCCGGCGCCGGCGGGGTCACTGCAGCTGATTAGACGGCTGCGTGTCCGTCCCGGCGGGGTCACGGGGTCAGGCCATGGCAACACACCACAAAAGGTCACGTCACGTCAGTTTGACCCTgactaatgatgatgatgatgatgatgatgatatgcatTTGACTGAGAAACAAGACCGTCCCTCTTCTCTGCTGACCCCACTGGGCTCCATCGGAGCAGCAGCGCCCCCACCACAAGCCGGCGGCTCAGGGACGGACAGCCACGTCTTTCACACGCTCCTCCAAGAGGAGCGGGCGTGGCGAAGGGGATTCAAACATTCAGCAGCATCGGGAAGGAGGCGGTGTGAGCAGGGACCCCCCGCG
Coding sequences within it:
- the palmdb gene encoding palmdelphin isoform X5, producing the protein MLEPTTPLIREVSMEEADLLKERLLAITDKRRVQEDIAKKRRQIEEEKLKLQYIKKKALREKWLMEGLSQQTEEEQEAMKLQALDEEQQSSQLQANIDRMEKEIEALEAQELNISTNEEVILKRLKEVERTAEDIIKELSAESQADVNRHGRSPLPDIALNVLPTPQKAPPTQEPGGGEHKKATFAMEISVERDIRTGESQVLSTATVTPDMARERGVKVYDDGRKSIFALQSDGGKLASREVREMTPLEVEELLRQATDKKVPSEVQYHQPVYSVAYPESSRPSTPRAASRSPRQAHTPSPRTIQTETSARNRAQNSEEQSQLSQKLEQPKSLGKMLSFCSTQQDTVPRDGAQRQGDETQQSLSHIPSQARPPQSLTNRHTDTSIPGSAALVSVTARSEGMPIPVQPVYKRLNCSSPSPADLEPGAGLLIDKTSDCSRQSPFYPESEASLNLGHSPPEDLESDPITMIFMGYQNAEDDDDEEEEDIHAELVIISTSDDDDGEDQNENGSDDFLSYHPEGYRSKVFQPKVGVAKIVGCRDIVEEASTCCDDVLPHKPTFIHQPAKHSACPDRQGTQQPASPASITLENTKHSSTGRAQ